The sequence ACCGGGTGGAAGTGCCCACCCTTTTTGAACACTGGCCAGTGCCACATCAATGCCAAGTTTATCCAATTCAATTTTGACAGACGACATAGAACTCACCATATCAACCAAAAATATGACCTCGGGGTATTTTTTCATCACCTCGGCAATTTCCCTGAGGGGATTCATGACACCTGTGGATGTTTCATTGTGAACGTACGTTATCACATCATACTTTCCGGTGGCCAATGTTTTGTCTACGAGTTCAGGTTTAATGGCTTCACCAAGTGCAACCTTTATGGAATCTGCAGGTAACCCGCACTTGACAGTAGTTTCGTGCCAACGGCTGGAAAAAGCACCGCAAACAAAATTAGCACACCTTTTCCTAACTGTGTTGCGCACAGCTGCTTCCCATAGTCCCGTGGCGGAGCTTGTGCTAAGATAAATTCTGTTATCAGTGTAAAGTACCTTTTGAATGCCCGCAACTACATCATTATACAGTTGAGAAAATGCCGCAGTACGATGACCTATCGGGTATTCACTGAGCGCTTTTAAGATTTCCTCATCTACGTGTGTAGGACCGGGTATAAAAAGCTTAGGCTTGGTTGTGCTGTTCATGGATGATCCATA comes from Candidatus Neomarinimicrobiota bacterium and encodes:
- a CDS encoding alanine--glyoxylate aminotransferase family protein is translated as MNSTTKPKLFIPGPTHVDEEILKALSEYPIGHRTAAFSQLYNDVVAGIQKVLYTDNRIYLSTSSATGLWEAAVRNTVRKRCANFVCGAFSSRWHETTVKCGLPADSIKVALGEAIKPELVDKTLATGKYDVITYVHNETSTGVMNPLREIAEVMKKYPEVIFLVDMVSSMSSVKIELDKLGIDVALASVQKGWALPPGFSLCMISKRTLDVSSKCNNKGYYFDFLVLEKYAKRSQTPSTPSIPHMYGLKRQLERIFDEGLENRFQRHSDMADRVRTWALDTMGLFPEKGYESDTLTCVENTPAINITDFQQRLLSKGYIISGGYGPLNGKTFRISHMGDITLEDIEELLGVMDETLKEMN